The Lachnospiraceae bacterium KM106-2 nucleotide sequence ATATGGAAGAGCAGATTGCGATTGATGGAGAAAAGAAGGTAGATGAAAATATCAATCAAATAAAGAAAGATATTGATAATAAGGTGAACTTTATTTCTCCTGTTACACAGGAAGACAGAGACTGGCATCAGACTTATCTTGCAGGCAGAGCCAAAATGCCAGCAGATGCTTTTGTACATATGTTTCATATTACAGAGGATTGTATTGGATGTGGCATTTGTACCAAGGTTTGTCCAAGTGGATGTTATCAGATAAAAGATGACAAGGCAGTACAAAATCCAGAGGGTTGTCAGGTGTGTTTATCTTGTATTCACAATTGTCCGAAAAAGGCAATTGGACTTAATATGCCAGAGAAAAATCCAAATGCAAGATACAGAAATGAGCATATAGATTTACAGGAAATTATAGATGCAAATAATCAGTAAATGAAAATCTTCAGTCGAAAGTGAGGTGTAAAATGGAAAAAATTCAATGGTCGAAAGGAAAAAAACGTGGAATGGTGGCACTTATTATTATCATAGTATTGTTGTTAATCGGTGGATGGTATTTTTTCTTAGGCAACAGAATCCCGAATGTAACAGGTGAAGTAGAAAAAGGCACAGAAGAAACCAAATCGCTGGTAGTTTATTTTAGCAGATCAGGAGTCATAAAGATAGATGGTGTGGATGCAACTTCTTCTGCCAGTTTAAATCTGGAAGATGATAACTTGATGGGAAATACAGAAATTCCTGCAAGAATGATTCAGAAGGTAACTGGAGCAGATTTATTCCAGATTCAAACTGAAAGGTATTATCGTTCTGCTTTCATGGGAACCTCTATCACAGCATGGGCAGAGGAAAAATTTAATATGAGACCAAATCTTGCAGCAATTCCAGAGAACTTAGACCAGTACGATGTGATTTATGTTGGTTATCCAATCTGGTGGTTCAATGCGCCAATGGCTATTGGCTCCTTTTTTGATAGTTATGATCTGACAGGAAAGACAATTATTCCATTTTGTACCAGTCAGGATAATGGAATTGATGTAAGTATGAACTATATACGAGAGGTATGTAAGGATGCAACAGTTTTGGAAGGAAGAAGATTAAATAATCCGTCAGAAGCTGAAATTAGAAGCTGGCTTGAGGAACTTGGAGTGGAAAATGAAATAACGGAAACTTCAAAAGAAGAAAGTCAAGAAGAAACTGTGAAGACTGCTATTAGTAACAACGAAAACTACGACTACCATATGGAAGAAATATGGAGTGAGAATAATGGTAACCGTATTTATGGACAGGCATATATTCCAGAGACAGAGGAAAAGATTCCACTTGTGATATTTTCCCATGAGCTTTGTAATACCCACACTGCAGGAATTGATTATGCCGAAGAACTGGCATCGCATGGTGTGGCAACCTATACTTTTGATTTTAATGGAGGAAGTTCAAGAAATCAAAGTGATGGAAAGACCACAGAGATGTCAGTTATGACTGAGGTCAGTGACTTAGAGGCAGTTATGAAGGATGCAAAGACATGGGGTTTTGTGGATACCTCCAGAATCATTCTGCTGGGAGGTAGTCAGGGTGGTATGGTTTCAGCAATTACCGCTGCAAGGCATACAGATGACTTAGCTGGCTTGGTTCTGCTCTATCCTGCTTTTGTTATTCCAGATGCAATACATAATACATTTTCAAGTAAGGATGCGATACCTGGCACATTTAATTTCCTTGGCTGGATACAGGTTGGTAGGAATTATGCAACAGATGTATGGGACTATGATGTATACAGTGAAATTGGTTCCTTTGACAAGGATGTTTTGATTATACATGGTGACAGAGACTATTCTGTCGATTTATCCTATTCTGAAAGAGCCAAAGAAGCTTATGAAAACTGTGAGCTTCATGTAATAAAAGGAGCGGGACATGGTTTCTATGGTTCAAGCTTTGATGAAGCAATGGATCAGATTTGGGAATATTTAGCTGAAATAGAGTAAATTGGAATGGAGGACGAAGCAATGAAAAAAAGAATTCTTGCTATTGGAATGGTTGCACTCATGAGCCTTATGACTGCTTGTGGTAATGAAACAGCATCAGAGAATAAGTCAAATGTAACGCAGCAAGATAGTGGTAATGTTGTGGAAAATAACACAGAAGACATTATGAACAATGGATCTAGCCTTGTGGCATATTTTACATACAGTGAAAATATTGGTGATACCAGCGACATGAGTGTAGATGCAATTTCTTCTGCCAGTTTGAACCGAGATACAAAAAATACAGAAGGTAATCTTCAAGTAATGGCACAGGAAATTGTGAGTAAGCAGGGGGCAGATTTGCATCATATTATAATCGAGGAACCATATGATGCAGATTATTCGACGATGCTAGACAGAGTCGTAGATGAATTCAGCGATGATACAAAGGTAGCATTACAGTCAAAAATTGATAATCTTGATCAATATGACGTAGTGTATATCGGAACACCTGTATGGAATGGAGCATTGCCTCCTGCAATGGAAACATTCTTTGAAGAAAACGATTTAGATGGAAAAACAATTATTCCATTTGGAATACATTTGGGCAGTCGATTTGGTTCTATCATAGACCAGATTGAAGAATATTGTCCGAATGCCACGATATTAGAAGGATTTACAATCAATGCAGAGACTTCAAACGATGAAGTGCGAATAGAATTCGATGCATGGTTGGATGATTTAAAACTAAACTAACATATAGGAGGAAATTTTAAACGATGAGAAAGAATTTTGGAGCAAAACCATTTTTATATCCACAGCCTGTTTTAATTATTGGAACTTACAATGAGGATGGTACAGCAAATGCAATGAATGCAGCTTGGGGAGGTCTGTGTGGAGCAGATAAATTGATTATTGATTTAGCAAGTCACAGAACAACTGACAATATTTTGAGAACAGGAGAATTTATAGTAAGTGTGGCAGATGCATCACATGTGGTGGAAGCAGATTATGTAGGAATCGTATCAGCAAACAAAGTACCAGATAAATTAGAAAAAGCAGGATTGCATACTTTTAAAAGTGAATTTGTCAATGCACCAGTTATTGATGAGTTTCCTATGACATTTGAGTGTAAGTTGCTAAGACAGACAGAAGATGGGATTGTAGGTAAGATTGTAAATGTGAATATTGATGAAAGAGTTTTAAATGAACAAGGAACTGTTGATGTTGATAAATTAGGAGCAATTACATTCGATGCAATGAATTCTTCTTATGTTAAGCTTGGGGAAAAAGTGGGTAATGCTTTTTCAGATGGGAAAAAGCTGACTGAATAGAGATTTCAGCTAATTGGAAACAGGGGAACAAAGAAATATGTGTTCGCCTGTTTTTTTTTAGACAAGGAAGGTGACAAGATGAAGAATATAATAAAGAACGTATGGTTATGATTTTGAGCATAAAGATGGTAATTTGAATATTATCTGGTTGTGGAAAAACGAATCAAACAGAAATAGCGAATCCGCAGGGAAATACTTCTGATATTGAAGATACATCAGAGACTAACCAGGAGGCAACGGATGGAAATGTATTAGTTGCTTATTTTTCTTATAGTGGTAATACAAAAGAGGTTGCTGAGCAAATTTCAGAACTCACAGGTGGAACACTGGCAGAAATACAAAGAAAAGAAGCTTACCCAACAAATAATGATGAATTTACAGAAATGGCAGAAAACGAGATTAAGAATGGAGACAGACCAGAAATTACAATAAGTGTAGATAATGTAGAAGAATATGATACGGTTTTTGTGGGCTATCCGATTTGGTATGATGAGGCACCTGCTATGATTTCAACATTTCTGGCATCATATAATTTTGAAGGGAAGAGATTAATTCCATTTTGCACAAGTTCAAGTGATATAATTGATATTAGTTGCTGGAACTGGAGATATTTGTATTGCAAACAGATTAATGTTAATTGATATGGTTAACTACAATAAAATCGATGTAAAAACAAATACCTTCTTAAAGGGTATCAGTGAAACTGCAGTTACAGTAACTACAGATGAAAAAGTTCAGGATATCGAGGCTGATACTGTAATTCTTTCCGTTGGATTTTATGCAGATAGAACACTCTATGAAGCATTACAGCAAGAAGTAAGTAATGTATGGTATATCGGAGACCAGGATACACCTACAAATGTAATGAATGCAGTTGCAGATGGTGCAGCAGTTGGATTTAATATTTAACACAATATTTGCAGTAGTTCTTTAATCATTTATATGTGACATAAGCCATCGAATAAGTACTTCTGAAATTGGTGTAAATAGCTGATATTTTTTCCAGATAATATACATTTTGGTTTCAAGGATGGGTGAAAGAGGACGAAAAGTTAAGTTTGTTTCGCTACCTGTATTGGCAAGGTGTTCAAAGGTGAGCAGGCAGCCAAGACCTTCCTGCACAAAAACTGCTCCATTATAAGTAAGATTACCTGTGCCAACAAAATTTAGTGAATCAGCTTTTTCACCACACCAGCGAGGAATGTCAGCCTTAATAGACTGATTAGAACATATAAGGTCAATACCAACAAGATCGTCCACTATGATTTCGGATTTAGAAGCGAGTGGATGATCTTTTTTTATAACAAGTCCCCACTGATCTGTACCAGGCATTTCAATATAATTATATTTTGAGAGATCAGGTGGTTCTACAATTACAGCAAAATCAAGTAATCCACGATCAAGGTGTTCCGTTACAAGAGAGGTATCTCCACTAAAGAGATGGAATTTCAAAAGTGGGTAATTTACTTTAAATGTCTTGATGCCTCTCGCAAGATACTTTATTAGATAAGATTCTGCACAACCTATATGAATATCTCCACCAGTTATTTCATCAAGAGAAGCAAATTCGGCTTTGGTTTTATCAACCATGGCAATGATATCTTCAGCTCGTTTTCGAAGAAGCATTCCCTCGTCTGTTAAGGAAAGCCCCTGTCTGGTTCGAATAAAAAGTGGTTTTCCAAGTTCTGTTTCTAATTCCTTCATCTGTTTTGATAAAGAGGATTGGGAAACATGTAGACTCTTTGCAGCTCTCGTCATATTTCCTTCTCTTGCTATTTCTAAGAAATAATTCAAAATTTGTATTTCCATAATACCTCCTGAAAAGTAGTTTGATTTAAATTATTATATATCTTTTAATTATTCCTGTAAAGAATAATACATAATGAATTATATGTATTGGAGATTTGAAATAAAACAACATATAATATTTTTGAAGGTGAGGTGTAATTATGGCAAAGGCAACGGATACTTATGGAATTCTGAAACAGAATCTAGAGGATGCCGGATGTGAAAAAGAGATTATTGATAAATGTATGGTATTAGCTAGTGAGGATTGCTGGAATGAAATTCCTAAGTTGGTAGCGGCTCACAAAAGTAAACTTCTTGATATAATGCATACCAGTCAAAATCAGATTGATTGTCTGGATTTCCTGGTTTATAAAATAGGAAAAGAACACAAGTAGAGGAGGAAATGACAACCAAATGAAAATATTAGTGTTAAACGGAAGTCCAAGACCAAATGGGAATACATCTCAAATGGTAGCTGCTTTTAAAGAAAGCGCAGAGTGCGTAGGAAGCGAAGTTACAGTAATTGAAGTATGTAAAAAGCAGATTCATGGATGTATCGCATGCGAATACTGCCATGCCAAAGGAAATGGACAGTGCGTGCAGAAGGATGATATGCAGGAAATCTATGATGTATTAAAAGATACAGATATGTTAGTACTTGCATCCCCAATTTATTATCATGGTATATCAGGTCAGTTAAAATGCGTCATTGACCGTTTCTATTCAGCAGCTTATCCAATGGGACCAAGAAACCTGAAAAAAGCAGCAATGTTTTTAAGTTCTGGAGCTAGCAGACAATACGAAGGTGCAAAATATTCTTTTGAAAATGATTTTCTTGGATATCTAGGACTTAAGAATATGGGATTTGTTACTTGTGCTGGAGGAGTGACACAGAGAACTTTAGATGAAATCCGATCTATTGGTGCAAGGTGTAAATAGGAATGTAATAAAGCTTACAACAAAAAAACAGAAAAACAAATAATCAGAAACATAATAAAGGAGAATTAACGATTATGATGAACACAGAAAAATTAAGTTTGACAACAGAATGGGATAAGACATTTGCGAAGAGCGAAAAAGTAGATCACAAGAAGGTTACATTTGTGAACAGATATGGTATCACACTTGCAGCAGATCAGTACACACCAAAGAATACAGAAGGAAAAATGGCTGCAATTGCAGTATGTGGACCTTTTGGTGCAGTAAAAGAACAGGCATCGGGATTATATGCTCAGGAAATGGCAGAAAGAGGATTTTTAACAATCGCCTTTGACCCTTCCTTTACAGGAGAAAGTGGTGGAACACCAAGATATATGGCTTCTCCAGATATTAATACAGAAGATTTCCAGGCTGCAGTGGATTACTTATCCGTACAGGATAATGTAGATCCTGAGAAAATTGGAATTATCGGAATCTGTGGATTTGGTGGATTAGCTTTAAATACAGCAGGCATCGACACCAGAATCAAAGCAACAGTAGTATCTACTATGTATGATATGTCGAGAATTGGCGCAAACGGATATTTTGATTCAGAAAATAGTGAAGAGGCTCGTTTCCAGAAGAGAGTTACTTTCAATACACAGAGAACAGAAGATTATAAAAATGGCAGCTATGCTTCAAGTGGTGCACTTCCAGATGAAGCACCTGAAGGCGCACCTCAATTTTTAGTAGACTATATTGATTACTATAGAACAAAACGTGGTTATCATCCTCGTTCGCAGGGAAATGGTAATGGTTGGAATGTAACTGGTACCATGTCATTCTTGAATCAGCCACTTCTTAACTACAGCAATGAAATCCGTAGTGCAGTCCTTGTGATGCATGGAGAAGAAGCACATTCCTGCTATATGGGAAAGGATGCTTATGCAGCTATGACAAAAGACAGTGAGTATACAGATAATAAAGAATTGATGATTATTCCTGGAGCAGTACACACTGATCTTTATGATAAAAAGGACATCATTCCATTTGATCATGTGGAGGAGTTCTTCCACAAATATCTTCAAAAATAAATTGTCTGATGTAAACCATATGGAGTGAAAAATATGAAAAAGAAAGTGATACTATGTTTGAGCTTGATTATCCTAGTTCATGTGATGAGTGGCTGTGCTGGTTTAGGCTCAGAAAAAGTAGTAAAAGATGAAATACCGGTAAAAGAAGAACAAAAAGCCTCAGTGGAGACCGATGAGGACACATCGATAAAGGAAAACAAAGAGAGAAATAAGAGTGTCCTGATTGCATATTTTTCAAGAATCGGAAATATTGATTCCGAGTATAAAGTAGATGCAACATCCTCTGCAAGTGTTGTCATAGCAGGAGATTCCATGTTGGGAAATACGGAATACATGGCCAGGCTGATACAGGCAGAAATTAGTGGAGATCTTCATTTTATTGAGACAAAAGAGAAATATTCTTCTCATTATGACAGTACAGATAATAATAAATTAGATGTCCAAACCAATATTGAACACAGAGAAAATGCACGTCCTGAACTTGTAGGTGAAATCTCGAACATGGAAGACTATGATGTTGTATTCCTGGGATTCCCCAACTGGTGGAACGATTTTCCTATGGCTGTTTATTCCTTTTTAGATGAATATGACTTGTCAGGGAAAAAAGTATATCTCTTTAACACCAGCGGTGGCGGTGGAGCTGCTAATACCTTGAAAACAATTCAGGAGCTTGAACCAAATGCAGATATTAATGAAAATATTTTGACAGTTTCTCATTTTGATTTTGACAACTTCGATGAGGATGATGTGAAAGATTGGATGGAAGAGATTGAGTATGAAAAGAATTAAAATGCTAACGGATATTTGCATGATTATTCTTATGCCACTGCTTATGTTGTATTCACTTATTGGAGAAGCATTACATGAGTGGTTTGGAATTGCAATGCTGTCCTTATTTCTTATGCACAATCTTCTTAATTGGAGATGGCATAAGAATCTTTTCACAGGAAAGTATAATCTACAAAGAACTGTAAGGACAGTGGTTAATATAATGATCAGTGTATGTATGATTTTAACAGGAATCAGTGGAATTATAATGTCAAACTATGTGTTTCATCTAGAATTTTTGAGTGATGGAATCAGCTTGGCTCGTAAGTTGCATTTGGTTTGTTCCCATTGGTTATTTGTTCTGACATCCATACATGCAGGAATGCATTTGAATGTGATGAAAGGATATCTTGGTAAAGGAACAGTAAGTGCAGGAAACAAATTCAAACGAGAAGCCATACAAATGATAAAAGCCATTCTTTTCATTTTAGGGATTTGGTTTTTTGTAACGACAAATACCTGGGATTATATGACGTATCAAATATCATTTATGTTCTTAGATTTTAGCAGACCGGCAATCGTCACACATGCAGAATATGTTTTCATAATGATTTTATTTTTCATAGTCGGGGATGGCTTATCCAGTTTAATGAAGTGTATGGCAGTAAGAAAACAGAAAAGAAGTATAGGTGAATAACTGAAAATAGAGCAAAAAAGGAGATTATTGAAATGATGAATTTTATTTTTAACAATCCGACCAAGCTATTATTTGGTAGCGGAAAACTTGGGGAGTTACATAACGAAACTTTGCCAGGTAAGAAAGCATTACTGCTTACCAGTAATGGTAAATCTACCCATACTAATGGTTCCTTTGATAAAACTGTAGAGGAACTGAAAAAATCTGGTGTAGACTATGTGGTATTTAACAAAATTATGGAGAATCCATTGATGGAAGTCTGCGAAGAAGGCGGAGCATTTGCAAAGGAAAATGGATGTGACTTTATCGTAGCACTTGGTGGAGGAGCTGTTCTTGATTCCTCTGTTGCAGTAGCAACCATGGCAACAAATCCAGGAAGATTATGGGACTATGTAAGTGGTGGAACAGGAAAAGCACTTCCATTAGTAGAAAAACCACTTCCAATCGTGACCATAGCAACTTCATCAGGAACAGGATCTGAGATGAATGAGTGGGGGGGTATTTGCAAAGAAGATACTCATGAGAAAATTGGTTTTGGAAATGTAGCATGTAAACCGGTCATTGCAGTCGTAGATCCAACTTACATGACAACTGTTCCTGCAACCTATACAGCATATCAGGGATTTGATGCATTGTTCCACAACACAGAAGTTATGATGTCAACAAGCCTGAATGTAATGTCAGAAGCGATTGCACTTTCAGCCATTGAAAACATTGCAAAATGGCTTCCTATAGCAGTAAAAGATGGAAGCAATATTGAAGCTAGAGAACATGTGGCTTATGGATCTACCATGGCGGGTATAACTATGCAACTTACATCGACAACAGCACAGCATTCTATGGAACACGCTATGAGTGCATATCATAGAAATCTACAGCATGGAGCAGGTCTTATCATTATTTCTAGAGAATTTGCACAGTTCTTTGTAGACCGTCATGTATGTGACGATAGATTTATCAAGATGGCAAAAGCAATGGGAGTAGAGAATCCAACTTCTCCACAGGATTTTGTAGATGCACTTGTAAAATTACAGGAAGCATGTGGAGTTGCTGATCTTAAGATGAGTGATTATGGATTTAAGAAAGAAGAGTCTGTGACATTGGCTATAAATGCAAGAGAAACCATGGGTGGATTGTATCCAGCAAATCCTTGTGAGATGACAGATGAAGATGTAGCAGGAATATTTGATCGTTCCTATAAATAAAGAAGCATTCTTTATTCATATGTAAAGGCAGATTAGAAGAAGTAAGGAGACTATAAATGAGATAATTATTTAGCATGGTATTGACTGTTTTTCAAGTGTTTTCATTTACCTTGTGAGAAGGGAACTCCGGAGAAAAGCATGTCTGAGTCAACAAATGAAATGAGAAATATTAGCTCAGTAACTTCTGAAGAAATGCCAGAAGAATATAAGGAAGGAAGGTACAATGGGATTGTTTGACTTAGAAAAGAGAACAGTAATTCTAAACAGTGGTTACGAAATGCAAATCAATGGAATAGGTACTTACAGTTTGCTTGATGATGTATGTGTGGATTCTCTTTTAGAAGCACTTAATAGAGGTGTTCGTTTTATTGACACTGCATATATGTATCATAATGAAGCTGAAGTGGGAAAGGCAGTTCGAGATTCTGATATTCCAAGAGAGAAAATATTTGTTACAACAAAAATATATCCTGATCAATATTCCAATCCGGAAGCAGCAATAAATACGGCTTTAGAGAAGTTGGATATTGGTTATATTGACTTAATGTTATTGCATCATCCAGGGACTGGAGATGTCGAGGCATATAAAGCGATGGAAAAGGCTGTAGCAGATGGTAAGATTCGTTCGATAGGTTTGTCTTGTTATTATATTGAGGAACTGAAAGAATTCTTACCACAAGTAACCATTACACCAGCTTTGGTACAAAATGAGATTCACCCATATTATCAGGATACAGAAGTAATTGACTATATTCATAACTTGGGAATTGTTGTAGAAGGTTGGTATCCGCTTGGTGGCAGAGGTCACCAAAAAGAACTGTTAAGTGATTCTGTTCTGGATGCTATTGCGAAAACTCATAACAAATCAGTTGCTCAGATAATTCTTCGTTGGAATCTTCAACGAGAAGTTGTTGTCATACCAGGTTCAAGTAATCCTGATCATATTCAGGAAAATACGGAGCTGTATGATTTTGAATTAACTGATGAGGAAATGAAACAGATTGAAAGTCTAAATAGAAATGAAAAACATGATTGGTATTAATGTGTTTTCTGTATATTATAATTTTTGATAAACTGAAAAGGATAGTCTACTGATATGTTGCAGACTATCCTTTTACTGTACTCTGCGATAAATTAAAATTTACACCGAGGAACAATGAATGAATTGGAATTATAAATATATGATGTGATGAGAGATTCTTATTTGGGGTATTAGGATACTTCCTAATGTGGGTGTCGTGGCAGCCAGTTAGGAACTTGTGAGCATAATGTCCACAGCATTCCAGACTGAATTCTTTTTTCAATTCCTATCAATCTTTTATCAAGTAGCTTAAGTCATACAGCCATTTTGGTATATGGTCTATTCCTTGCGACCTATTCTTTCCCAGAAGAACAATCGGATTGAGGATGGAAAGGTGTATGTCAGATAAACAAATGATCAGTTGGCAAAGGATATGGGAAGAAGTATTTCAATAATAAAGGATGCACTTTCAGAGTTGGAACAGTTTGGAATTATTCGTAGAAAACGGGAAAGCAAATCTTCAAGAATTATCTTTATTCTTATTCTTGAAGATTCTATAAAGGGCAGAAATGCAATCGGGGTAGGGAGAGATAACTGTTCATACACAGGTCATAAGTCTGTCCTAGCAGAGGCTAACATTTCGGCTACTAATATAAGAAAAGAAAATGTTGCTTCCATTTAAACGAGTGAAGTATAATTTAGTTAACAGTTTCCTTTTTAGGATTAACCAAGGAGGAGACAAAATGAATAGCGAAGAATTATGGAACAAATTTAAAAAAGAGAAGGGTCTTTCTGAAGAAGTAAACTATATAGAAAGTTTTCATTTTGAGTTGACCGAGTATTGGGCAAATGCTTTGTTAGACATGGTATTGGAAGGTACGAAAAAAGCTACTTCAAGCAGTGTGTGTGCATATGAGAAAGAAGGAGAACGAATACCACAGAAGGGTGATTATAGTATTGTGACAGATTGGGATGGAAATGCTAGATGTGTGATCCAAACAACGAATGTAAGAATCATGCCATTTCAAGATATTACATATGAGATCTGTAAGTTAGAGGGAGAAGACGATACGTTAGAGTCGTGGCAAAAAGGACATATTAAGTTCTTCCAATTAGAGGGAAAAGAATTAGGGTATGAATTTACGGAGCAGATGCCTGTGATTTTTGAAGAATTTGAAGTGGTTTATAGAGGCTAATTACATATAATTTTGATAAGTATTGGAGGAAGAGAGTATTATGGATTCTGGGAGAGGTGACAAGGAAAGAAAACACTTAGTTAAGATAACAGCAAGGATATACTATTTTCCGGGGGAAGAAGAGACGGATAGACCTTATTTGTACTATATAAAAGGTGACCACTATAGTGCCGCGGTAGATGCAGGAAATTCAAAAGCACATGTGCAAGCTTACTATGAGGCTATTACTAAGGCAGGTCTTCCACTTCCAGAGTATACCGTGATCACACATTGGCATTGGGATCATACCTTTGGAATTCCTTATGTTCATGGAAAGACAATTGCCAATCAGCTGACAAAGAATAAATTAATAGAGGTAAGTCAGTGGAATTGGACGAAGAAAGCAATGGAAGATCGTGAAAAGAGCGGAGAAGATATCGCTTTTTGTAATGAATGCATTTGCAAAGAATATCCGATGTTGTCTGATATCAAGGTGCAGACCGTTGATCAAGGAATAATAGAGCCCATGGAACTTGATCTGGGAGGAGTACATCTTCAATTATTTCCCAGGGACTCCACACATTCAAGAGATGCACTTTTTATCTATGCACCAGAAGAAAAAGCGCTGTTTGTGGGAGATGGAGATTGTGGAGATCATTATGAGAATAACGGTGAGTTTGATCCAAACCGCTTGGACTCCCTACTGAAATTTGTGGAAAAGATTGATTTTAAGTACTATTTTTTGGGACATGATGTGCCAGATACAAAAGAAGGTGCCATTAAGTATTTAGGTGAGATAAGAACGGAAAGCAGAAGGTGATACGATGGAACTAACATTTAGAAAAATTACAGAGTTTGATAGAGGAATCTTACATCGACTCTTAGTTGATGGTTATTCGTTTGATGATAGATATCGTGAGTGTTTTGAACAAGATTGGATTGAATTTGATCAGTTTTTCTTTGATAATCCAGAGATAGCAGATAACTATGGCTTTATGACCGTACTAGATGGGGAACCAATCGGTCACATATCCTGGGATCCAAGAAATCAACCTGCATACGTTGCAATCGGACATAACTGTATTGCAACCAGATATAAAGGAAATGGATATGGAAAGAGACAGTTAAACGAAGCGCTACGAAGAATTAAGGAATATGAAGGCTTAGAAAAGATTATCGTAGAGACGAATCGAAATCTGGTAGCTCCTCATAATTACGAAAGTGTTGGATTTCAGCTTGTTGATAGTAAGAAAAACGATAGTAAGTCAGCATTTTCCGGGGACTATCTGGAATATGAGATTGAAATATAACTATTAGTTAAGTTTGATACTTCAAAAGATAACATGGATTCACTTGTGGTAAGATAGAGGCTTTGCTATGCTATAAGTAGCAAAGGCTTTGCAAAATCAATATGGAGATGATGTTATGAAGATTAATGAGACAATTCGTAAATATCGAAAAGAAAAGAATCTAACGCAGGAACAGATAGCAAATCAACTAGGGGTATCTGCACCTGCGGTAAATAAATGGGAGAATGGAATATCATATCCGGATATTGAATTACTTGCGCCATTAGCCAGATTATTAGAAATCGATATTGATACCTTATTATCGTTTCGGGAAGAACTTACAGAGAAAGAGATTGCCGGATTCATCAATCAGCTATCAGAAGGAATGATTAAGGTAGGTTTTGAAGAAAGCTATCGACAGGCGGAGCAAAAGATAAGAGAGTTTCCTAACTGTTATAAGCTTATATTGTGGTCGGCACAAGTGCTAAATGGCTA carries:
- a CDS encoding alcohol dehydrogenase; translation: MMNFIFNNPTKLLFGSGKLGELHNETLPGKKALLLTSNGKSTHTNGSFDKTVEELKKSGVDYVVFNKIMENPLMEVCEEGGAFAKENGCDFIVALGGGAVLDSSVAVATMATNPGRLWDYVSGGTGKALPLVEKPLPIVTIATSSGTGSEMNEWGGICKEDTHEKIGFGNVACKPVIAVVDPTYMTTVPATYTAYQGFDALFHNTEVMMSTSLNVMSEAIALSAIENIAKWLPIAVKDGSNIEAREHVAYGSTMAGITMQLTSTTAQHSMEHAMSAYHRNLQHGAGLIIISREFAQFFVDRHVCDDRFIKMAKAMGVENPTSPQDFVDALVKLQEACGVADLKMSDYGFKKEESVTLAINARETMGGLYPANPCEMTDEDVAGIFDRSYK
- a CDS encoding oxidoreductase of aldo/keto reductase family, subgroup 1, with protein sequence MGLFDLEKRTVILNSGYEMQINGIGTYSLLDDVCVDSLLEALNRGVRFIDTAYMYHNEAEVGKAVRDSDIPREKIFVTTKIYPDQYSNPEAAINTALEKLDIGYIDLMLLHHPGTGDVEAYKAMEKAVADGKIRSIGLSCYYIEELKEFLPQVTITPALVQNEIHPYYQDTEVIDYIHNLGIVVEGWYPLGGRGHQKELLSDSVLDAIAKTHNKSVAQIILRWNLQREVVVIPGSSNPDHIQENTELYDFELTDEEMKQIESLNRNEKHDWY
- a CDS encoding flavodoxin, with translation MKKKVILCLSLIILVHVMSGCAGLGSEKVVKDEIPVKEEQKASVETDEDTSIKENKERNKSVLIAYFSRIGNIDSEYKVDATSSASVVIAGDSMLGNTEYMARLIQAEISGDLHFIETKEKYSSHYDSTDNNKLDVQTNIEHRENARPELVGEISNMEDYDVVFLGFPNWWNDFPMAVYSFLDEYDLSGKKVYLFNTSGGGGAANTLKTIQELEPNADINENILTVSHFDFDNFDEDDVKDWMEEIEYEKN
- a CDS encoding Zn-dependent hydrolase gives rise to the protein MDSGRGDKERKHLVKITARIYYFPGEEETDRPYLYYIKGDHYSAAVDAGNSKAHVQAYYEAITKAGLPLPEYTVITHWHWDHTFGIPYVHGKTIANQLTKNKLIEVSQWNWTKKAMEDREKSGEDIAFCNECICKEYPMLSDIKVQTVDQGIIEPMELDLGGVHLQLFPRDSTHSRDALFIYAPEEKALFVGDGDCGDHYENNGEFDPNRLDSLLKFVEKIDFKYYFLGHDVPDTKEGAIKYLGEIRTESRR